In Chryseobacterium sp. C-71, the genomic window TTACCATGAATGCCATGACCTCAAATATTAAAAATCTTTTCAGGTTAAAAACTGTTCCGGCTGAAGAAAATCAAAATCAGCTTCCGACAACTGAACCTGTAGACAACGAATCAACCGAAGAAAGTCGCAAACGAACGTATCACGAATCTGGCTACAGAGACGGGACAAGAAACAGCGGAAATCACACTGCTTTGTCCATTTGCCTTGATGCGATCTATTCGAAATTTCAAAACGAAGAAAAACAGCTCGTTGAAAAGCAGAGTAAATTAAAAGAACCTTATCTGAACGAACAGAAAAACAAGGAAACCGAAATTAAAGGTTTGACCGTTTCTTTAGACAACAAAGAAGAAAAGCTCAACAACATTGATGAAGACATTAAAAATGTTCAGGATAAAATTGAAGGTCTGAAATTTGAAATCAATGATCTTCCGAGAAATCCCGAAGCGTACAGCGTAAACGCAACAAAAGGTGCTTCCACAAAATTCTGGATTGGTTTGATTCTCTTAATTCCGATCAGTTTATACCTTTTCACTTTCTATATTTCGACTTCGTATTCTGCGTTTTTCAAAAGTTTTGATGCGAACGGAAATATCATTCAAAGTGTTTTAGACGCACAGGCTTTCAACAAAGCCTGGTCTGAAGGTCCGCTGGAAGGGGCTTTTGTTACTTTGATTCCGTTTGTGTTTTTAGGTTTGGGATATCTGATCCATATGTTTGGAGAAAACAAAAGCTTTGGCAATTACGCTAAAATCGCATTATTATTCATTATCACATTTGTTTTCGATGCTATTCTGGCTTACGAAATTGAATCTAAATTGTACGAACTGAACAAAACTTTTGAGTCTCTTCCATTCGATCTCAAAATAGCATTTACCAAGAATCAGTTTTGGGGAATTATTTTCGCCGGATTTATAGTGTATATCATTTGGGGATTGGTTTTCGATTTTGTGATGAAAGAACATAAAGAAAAAGACAAGATCAAAAACGAACAAATCAGAAGACAAAAAGACATTTTGGTTCATCAGGAAAGAATCGTTGATTTTGAAAAGCAAAAAGAAGAAGTCAGAAACAGCATCGGAAGCATCAAAGAACTGATTGCCAAAGCAAAAGGCAGAATTGAAGAACTTCAGAATATTATCGACGGAGTGATTATTCCTACGAAAGATTACAAACTCTACGCATCAGAATATATGCAGGGCTGGATCACATTTATGAGTGAAAAATTAGCCGTTTCTCAATCTGTAAAACAGGAAATGATAGAAGAATGTAAGAAGCAATACAATTACAATCTCAACAAAGTAGGAGCAAATTCCGATAGTCAGAACTCTGTTTACATGTCAGTTTTATAAAATTTAATTATGAAAAAAATATTTTACCTCATTATCGCTTCTGCGTTTTTTATTCAATGCGGAAAGTCGGAGAAAAAAGTTTCAGAAAACACAACGCCAATAGATAATTCTGCAAAAAACCTGAACGTAAGCGTTTTAATTGATCTTTCAGACAGAATTGATCCTGAAAAAAATCCAAATCCGACGATGGAATATTTCCAGAGAGATACGGAATACATCAAAGCGATTGAAAAAGGATTTTTAGATCACATTAAAAGCAAGAAAGTTATTCAGCTCAACGATCAGATGCAGGTTTTCTTTAATCCTGAACCTTCAGATCCTAAAATGAACGAACTGACAAAAGAGCTGAAAGTGTCTTTCGATAAAAACACGACAAAGGAAAATATTAATTTGGTTCAAAACAAATATTCTTCGTTGCCAATGCAGATTTACGAGTCAGCGATAAAAGATAAAAAATATGTCGGATCAGATATCTGGGAGTTTTTCAAGAATAAAGCAAAAGATTACTGCATCAAAGACGATCACAGAAATGTACTTTTCATTTTAACTGACGGATATATTTATCACAAAGATTCTAAATTTTCTGAAGGTCAAAAAACCTCTTATCTCACTCCGGAACTCGTAAAATCTTTAAAACTAAATTCTTCGGATTTCAAAAATAAAATTCAGGATAAAGGTTTGGGATTTGTAAAAGCCAATGATGATCTAGATAATCTTGAAGTTATTGTTTTGGGAATCAATCCCGCAAAAGGAAATCCTTTCGAAGCCGATGTCATCAAAGAATATTGGGAAAATTGGTTCAAAGAAATGAAAATCAAAAATTATCAGATTAAATCTGCCGATTTGCCATCAAATCTGGAGCCTATTATTTTAAAAGCAATTTCAGGTAAATAAAAAACACTCTTCTACATATCATTCATTC contains:
- a CDS encoding beta-carotene 15,15'-monooxygenase; protein product: MNAMTSNIKNLFRLKTVPAEENQNQLPTTEPVDNESTEESRKRTYHESGYRDGTRNSGNHTALSICLDAIYSKFQNEEKQLVEKQSKLKEPYLNEQKNKETEIKGLTVSLDNKEEKLNNIDEDIKNVQDKIEGLKFEINDLPRNPEAYSVNATKGASTKFWIGLILLIPISLYLFTFYISTSYSAFFKSFDANGNIIQSVLDAQAFNKAWSEGPLEGAFVTLIPFVFLGLGYLIHMFGENKSFGNYAKIALLFIITFVFDAILAYEIESKLYELNKTFESLPFDLKIAFTKNQFWGIIFAGFIVYIIWGLVFDFVMKEHKEKDKIKNEQIRRQKDILVHQERIVDFEKQKEEVRNSIGSIKELIAKAKGRIEELQNIIDGVIIPTKDYKLYASEYMQGWITFMSEKLAVSQSVKQEMIEECKKQYNYNLNKVGANSDSQNSVYMSVL